A window of the Lolium perenne isolate Kyuss_39 chromosome 7, Kyuss_2.0, whole genome shotgun sequence genome harbors these coding sequences:
- the LOC127312060 gene encoding heavy metal-associated isoprenylated plant protein 2, producing the protein MSKKIVIRADLISKKCMAKILSTVAKLEEIKSIDMDQDKCTLTVVGTVDPVRIVQKLRKARFAADVISVEDDKPKEPEKKKDPCQEACEKACSYNEGPWYRYGYTPGCYSSPYAQPSSQYYGHGYGMRPLPPMGYVCYEEISHGGGQECVIQ; encoded by the exons ATGTCCAAG AAGATTGTGATCCGAGCTGACCTCATCAGCAAGAAGTGCATGGCCAAGATCCTGTCAACTGTTGCCAAGCTCGAGG AGATCAAGTCCATTGACATGGACCAGGATAAATGCACGTTGACGGTGGTAGGCACTGTCGACCCGGTGCGCATCGTGCAGAAGCTCAGGAAGGCACGCTTTGCCGCGGATGTTATCAGCGTCGAGGACGACAAGCCAAAggagccggagaagaagaaggatcCCTGCCAAGAAGCCTGCGAGAAGGCCTGCAGCTACAATGAGGGGCCATGGTACCGTTACGGCTACACGCCAGGCTGCTACTCCAGCCCTTATGCCCAACCCAGCAGCCAGTACTACGGCCACGGCTACGGCATGCGACCACTGCCGCCGATGGGATATGTGTGCTATGAGGAGATCTCACACGGAGGCGGACAAGAATGTGTCATTCAGTAG
- the LOC127313790 gene encoding probable transcription factor At3g04930: protein MADDPASAASRSRSCSADEDEEGTDSDASNNSNPAAAQDPPPLVPDSSAPPPVPAAAPEPPPLPPSQAQEESAAAEESRRLFQRLWTDEEELLILRGFLEFTSRRGTAFASHQYDTGPFYDEIRRDLSFDFSKNQLIEKLRRLKKKYRVCAKRMVARGGTFAFRSAHEGAIYDVARHIWRPAFKPDGSDEDDINPAEAAAAAADEGGGGNTSAHTPRGRGSGRGRRTTAQEMETPSMPATPAAPILVTHSSIAQEPAVVALESSVPPIAPPAPVTANGPTADDFRSILSPLLKELISSVTAAGQTELGSGLGMGFGRVSGTDILGLRFGVAGLNPVAPSGDKWKQQQIMELEVYLKRIELVREQVTRVLQELRSSEG, encoded by the coding sequence ATGGCCGACGACCCtgcctccgccgcctcccgctCCCGCTCGTGCTCCGCCGACGAAGACGAGGAGGGCACCGACAGCGACGCCTCAAATAACTCCAACCCAGCCGCCGCCCAGGACCCGCCACCACTCGTCCCCGACAGCTCCGCCCCTCCTCCGGTCCCCGCGGCCGCCCCCgaaccgccgccgctgccgccttcTCAGGCGCAGGAGGAGAGTGCGGCGGCGGAGGAATCGAGGCGGCTGTTCCAGCGGCTGTGGACGGACGAGGAGGAGCTGCTCATCCTGCGCGGCTTCCTGGAGTTCACGTCCCGCCGGGGCACCGCCTTTGCGTCGCACCAGTACGACACGGGGCCCTTCTACGACGAGATCCGCCGGGACCTCTCCTTCGACTTCTCCAAGAACCAGCTCATCGAGAAGCTGCGCCGCCTCAAGAAGAAGTACCGCGTCTGCGCCAAACGCATGGTCGCCCGGGGCGGCACCTTCGCATTCAGGAGCGCGCACGAGGGAGCCATCTACGACGTCGCGCGCCACATCTGGCGCCCGGCCTTCAAGCccgacggctccgacgaggacgacatcAATCCCGCAGAAgcagcagcagccgcagccgacgaaggtggtggtggaaacacgTCTGCGCACACGCCGAGGGGCAGGGGCTCGGGGCGTGGAAGGAGGACGACGGCGCAAGAGATGGAGACACCCTCAATGCCTGCAACTCCTGCTGCTCCCATTTTAGTAACCCATAGTAGTATTGCTCAAGAACCGGCTGTTGTTGCTTTGGAGAGCTCGGTGCCGCCGATCGCACCGCCAGCTCCAGTGACAGCCAATGGTCCAACCGCAGATGATTTCCGGAGTATCCTGTCACCGCTACTCAAGGAACTCATCAGCTCCGTCACTGCCGCTGGGCAGACCGAGCTGGGATCCGGTTTGGGTATGGGCTTTGGGCGTGTCAGCGGAACCGACATTCTTGGCCTTCGTTTTGGTGTGGCCGGACTGAACCCCGTGGCGCCCAGTGGCGACAAGTGGAAGCAGCAGCAGATCATGGAGCTGGAGGTCTATCTGAAGAGGATTGAGCTTGTCCGGGAGCAGGTCACCAGGGTGCTACAAGAGCTCAGGTCGTCAGAAGGCTGA